The Pelagibacterium halotolerans B2 genome has a segment encoding these proteins:
- a CDS encoding ABC transporter substrate-binding protein, producing the protein MRKTLIALAAVLAASVAMPAAAQIANDDDTLALAGLLDNNSFDRAQLMIANQIQYWQPVFDTLLVQAPDGSIEPNLATEYSYNESNSVLSLTLREGISFTDGTPFDAEAVKANLEYLAIGGGQNSFMAQSISQIEIVSPTEVTLHLGEPDPSLLQNLSSVGGAMASPANLGVEGSANNPIGSGPYIYDEAASVGGRQYVYNRNPDYWNADQYPFERVTITPINDLVARLNAIKSGQVDAGAGEASTVADAQANNLDTHANPVNWMGLTIADRGGEIVPALADVRVRQAINMAFDSAAILEFLQLGYGRLTDQIFPDTAASYRQELDAVYDYDPEGARALIAEAGYPDGFTVNMPELSGFANLNPVVAQQLAEIGITVEWTTIAPNATIPELRSGRYPIFLLPFGYQGDWAELTKFALPGSPWNPVGYEDPELLAMIEEAQYAVGDAQDAKYQEINTYLVDNAWFAPWYRPDQIYHTNGAVDVAVQAGNAVPFIRNYTRQQ; encoded by the coding sequence ATGCGCAAGACCTTGATCGCACTGGCGGCCGTATTGGCGGCGTCGGTCGCAATGCCTGCGGCAGCACAAATTGCCAATGATGACGATACGCTGGCGTTGGCCGGGCTTCTGGACAACAACAGCTTCGACCGCGCGCAGCTTATGATCGCCAACCAGATTCAATATTGGCAGCCGGTGTTTGATACGCTGCTGGTCCAGGCTCCCGACGGCAGCATCGAGCCGAACCTTGCTACTGAATATTCCTATAACGAGAGCAACAGCGTTCTCTCCCTGACGCTGCGTGAAGGCATTTCCTTTACCGATGGAACGCCTTTCGACGCTGAAGCGGTAAAGGCCAACCTCGAATATCTGGCCATCGGCGGCGGGCAGAACAGTTTCATGGCGCAGTCGATCAGCCAGATCGAAATTGTATCGCCAACCGAGGTGACGCTGCATCTGGGAGAGCCCGATCCGAGCCTTCTGCAAAATCTGTCGTCCGTGGGCGGCGCTATGGCGAGCCCCGCCAATCTCGGCGTGGAAGGGTCTGCCAACAATCCGATCGGGTCGGGCCCCTATATCTACGACGAGGCCGCTTCGGTCGGTGGTCGTCAATACGTCTATAACCGCAATCCTGACTACTGGAATGCCGATCAATATCCCTTCGAACGTGTCACGATCACGCCGATCAACGATCTGGTGGCGCGGCTCAATGCCATCAAATCGGGGCAGGTCGATGCGGGGGCGGGTGAGGCCAGCACAGTCGCCGACGCTCAGGCGAACAACCTCGACACGCACGCCAACCCCGTAAACTGGATGGGGCTGACCATCGCCGACCGCGGGGGCGAGATCGTGCCGGCCCTGGCCGACGTTCGCGTCCGCCAAGCCATCAACATGGCATTCGACTCCGCCGCGATTCTGGAATTCCTGCAGCTTGGCTATGGCCGTCTGACCGACCAGATATTCCCCGATACCGCTGCATCCTACCGCCAGGAACTGGACGCGGTCTATGACTATGATCCGGAAGGTGCGCGGGCACTTATCGCCGAGGCCGGGTATCCCGACGGGTTCACCGTCAACATGCCCGAGCTCTCCGGTTTCGCAAATCTCAATCCTGTCGTGGCCCAGCAACTGGCCGAAATCGGTATCACCGTCGAGTGGACCACCATCGCGCCCAACGCAACGATCCCCGAGCTCCGCTCGGGCCGCTATCCGATCTTCCTGCTGCCGTTCGGATACCAGGGGGACTGGGCGGAACTCACCAAGTTCGCCCTTCCGGGTTCACCCTGGAACCCGGTGGGCTACGAGGATCCTGAGCTTCTGGCAATGATCGAAGAGGCCCAATACGCCGTTGGCGATGCCCAGGACGCGAAATATCAGGAGATCAACACCTATCTGGTCGACAACGCCTGGTTTGCGCCCTGGTACCGCCCGGACCAGATTTATCACACCAATGGAGCCGTGGACGTTGCGGTTCAGGCGGGCAACGCCGTGCCCTTCATTCGCAACTACACTCGGCAGCAATAA
- a CDS encoding alpha/beta hydrolase translates to MTINERRQAVMNKELEICLERVVSRSDGSRLWPELYFAQPMGFRALTLNLAVPNRPGPAPVLVYIHGGGWMFGHPNVQHPNLAAMNIFDALHAEGYAVARISYRLSGEGRFPMQLHDCKAAIRYLRKNAALFGIDERRIAVLGESAGGHLAMLLGLETPPEFEGTVGVEGYSSRVHAVIDWYGITNFRSLDAQRLANSPFVHDAADSASTHLLGGAISARPEAARDASPLTWVSKNAAPCLIQHGTGDIVVPPGQGDEYFAALGAAGVPAEIMRIEGADHCFVGADTRPIADKVISFLNGHLQAAGGMAGGA, encoded by the coding sequence ATGACGATCAATGAACGGCGTCAGGCAGTGATGAACAAGGAGCTCGAGATTTGTCTCGAGCGGGTTGTATCGAGGTCGGACGGCAGCCGGCTCTGGCCCGAGCTCTATTTCGCCCAGCCAATGGGGTTTCGAGCGCTCACGCTCAATCTTGCGGTGCCTAACCGTCCCGGCCCAGCCCCGGTTCTTGTCTATATTCATGGCGGCGGTTGGATGTTCGGGCACCCCAATGTCCAGCACCCCAACCTTGCGGCCATGAACATTTTCGACGCGCTGCACGCCGAGGGCTACGCTGTAGCACGCATTTCCTATCGCTTGAGTGGCGAGGGCCGCTTTCCCATGCAATTGCACGATTGCAAGGCGGCCATTCGCTACCTTCGCAAGAACGCAGCCCTGTTCGGCATCGATGAGCGGCGCATCGCCGTGCTCGGGGAAAGCGCCGGCGGACACCTTGCCATGTTGCTCGGGCTTGAGACACCTCCCGAATTTGAAGGCACTGTGGGGGTCGAGGGGTATTCGAGCCGGGTCCATGCAGTGATCGACTGGTACGGGATAACCAACTTCCGGTCTCTAGACGCCCAGCGGCTCGCCAATAGCCCGTTCGTGCACGATGCGGCGGACTCGGCGTCGACGCACCTGTTGGGTGGGGCGATTTCCGCGCGGCCCGAAGCGGCGCGAGACGCATCTCCGCTGACCTGGGTTTCAAAAAACGCAGCGCCATGCCTTATCCAGCACGGAACCGGCGACATCGTTGTGCCGCCGGGGCAGGGCGACGAATACTTTGCCGCGCTCGGGGCGGCCGGCGTTCCTGCCGAGATCATGCGGATTGAGGGGGCCGACCATTGTTTCGTGGGAGCCGATACGCGCCCCATCGCCGACAAGGTCATCTCTTTTCTGAACGGCCATCTCCAGGCGGCGGGCGGAATGGCTGGCGGCGCTTAG
- a CDS encoding LysR family transcriptional regulator — protein MLDQITHLFRLRTILEEGSLRRASEKLNLTQPALSRSLAQLEAHFGQQLVERHARGVVATAFGERVLAVSTRIERYWDIAEHELTAGTTENKMRMRIGAGPLWRSGILSPVFVEMQRRFPWLIFELVPLTYGGTITDLREGRLDVAFSGVMGGVAGEISDDRLVRHKLTEITNEVMVREGHPIFGNVDRYGTIRPAALLDYPWIVYSEWPIYGEITQHMIYERLGKDADVRMLCQNLLTTLTMLQQSDNLCLLPEFAVISAQAPRIVPLPVTVHPRRADVGIVHREELSQWEPIQTLVELSHNVFTAKGLETAGAA, from the coding sequence ATGCTCGACCAGATCACCCATCTGTTTCGCCTCAGAACCATCCTCGAAGAAGGCAGTCTCAGGCGGGCGTCCGAAAAGCTCAACCTGACCCAGCCGGCCCTTTCGCGGTCATTGGCGCAGCTCGAAGCTCACTTCGGACAGCAACTCGTCGAGCGACACGCACGCGGGGTTGTTGCGACCGCGTTCGGGGAACGGGTCTTGGCGGTCTCGACCAGGATCGAACGATATTGGGACATTGCCGAGCATGAACTCACGGCGGGCACCACGGAAAACAAGATGCGCATGCGGATCGGCGCGGGACCGCTTTGGCGATCGGGCATACTTTCCCCGGTCTTTGTCGAAATGCAGAGACGCTTTCCCTGGCTGATCTTCGAGCTGGTGCCCCTGACCTATGGAGGAACAATCACCGATCTGCGCGAGGGACGGCTCGATGTCGCTTTCAGCGGGGTAATGGGTGGGGTCGCCGGCGAAATTTCCGACGACAGGCTCGTACGACACAAGCTGACCGAAATCACAAATGAGGTGATGGTTCGCGAAGGTCATCCGATCTTTGGCAACGTCGACCGATATGGAACCATCCGGCCTGCCGCCCTTCTCGACTACCCGTGGATCGTCTATTCCGAGTGGCCCATCTATGGAGAAATAACGCAGCACATGATTTATGAGCGGCTGGGCAAGGATGCCGACGTCCGGATGTTGTGCCAGAACCTTCTGACCACGCTGACGATGCTGCAACAGAGCGACAATCTCTGCCTGTTGCCCGAGTTCGCGGTAATCTCCGCGCAAGCACCGCGTATTGTACCCTTGCCGGTGACGGTCCATCCCCGCCGCGCCGATGTGGGGATCGTCCATCGCGAGGAATTGTCGCAATGGGAACCGATCCAGACCCTTGTCGAGCTTAGCCATAATGTCTTTACCGCCAAAGGCCTGGAGACCGCTGGAGCGGCCTAA
- a CDS encoding ABC transporter permease, with the protein MLSYLIRRIGSGVVLLAIVATITFVMLFGATENVAQNILGENATDEQIVALEQRLGLDRPLLAQYGTWLSGAVTGDLGTSWLQSERVSTILSHRVPVTLSMVSIAIVVIAVVSAVLGIVAAVRGGWADKTIQVLSIVGFSMPNFWLGLILVVFFALTLRWFPATGYVSFFSSPVGWISSLTLPVAAIVLSGIASASQQIRGAVIDVLKQDYVRTLRARGISPKSVLIRHALRNALPAALTVLSVQFIALLGGAAIIERVFAIPGLGSLTVQASLSGDIPVVMGVVVTAIVIVVVVNVVIDIIHAWVNPKVRLS; encoded by the coding sequence ATGCTTAGCTATCTGATCAGGCGAATCGGGTCCGGTGTCGTTCTTCTCGCCATCGTGGCCACGATCACGTTCGTGATGTTGTTTGGCGCCACCGAAAACGTCGCGCAGAACATTCTCGGTGAGAACGCCACCGACGAGCAGATTGTTGCGCTCGAGCAAAGGCTCGGCCTCGATCGTCCGTTGCTGGCCCAATACGGAACCTGGCTCTCCGGGGCGGTCACCGGTGACCTCGGCACGTCATGGCTCCAGAGCGAACGCGTTTCGACGATCCTTTCTCACCGGGTTCCGGTCACGCTCTCCATGGTCTCGATCGCCATCGTAGTCATAGCCGTCGTTTCGGCCGTGCTGGGAATTGTGGCGGCGGTGCGCGGAGGCTGGGCCGACAAAACGATTCAGGTCCTCAGTATCGTTGGCTTTTCGATGCCCAATTTCTGGCTCGGACTGATCCTGGTTGTCTTCTTTGCGTTAACGCTTCGCTGGTTCCCGGCGACAGGCTACGTTTCCTTTTTTTCGTCCCCGGTCGGGTGGATATCGTCTCTGACGCTGCCCGTCGCCGCGATCGTTCTTTCCGGCATTGCGTCTGCGTCGCAACAGATTCGCGGGGCCGTGATTGACGTGCTCAAGCAAGATTATGTCCGCACCTTGCGTGCCCGGGGGATCAGCCCCAAATCCGTGCTCATTCGCCACGCGCTGCGCAATGCCTTGCCGGCAGCATTGACCGTTCTGTCGGTACAGTTCATCGCGCTGCTCGGTGGCGCGGCGATTATCGAGCGCGTGTTTGCAATTCCCGGGCTCGGCTCGCTTACCGTACAGGCCTCGCTGTCGGGCGACATACCCGTGGTCATGGGTGTGGTCGTCACAGCTATTGTCATCGTGGTCGTCGTCAACGTTGTGATCGACATCATCCACGCCTGGGTCAACCCGAAGGTGAGGCTGTCATGA
- a CDS encoding dipeptide/oligopeptide/nickel ABC transporter permease/ATP-binding protein — protein sequence MTDQLNDMATPDTGQMRQGFVRSVLANPLGLVASIMLAIVFAVVIFAPLIAPYGPDHIEIFKMNAKPGNGYLLGGDGAGRDVLSRLIYGSRNTLAGAAIAVGVAGLLGVCTGLIAGYYGGKRDVVLSWIADGLMALPALIVLLAFYQALGTSIYLSMVVFGIMLSPGFFRLTRNLVNGVKHELYIDAARVSGLSDLRIIVRHVLRVIRAPLVIQTSIVAGIAIVIQAGLEFLGLGNPGTPTWGGMLQNAFANMYTVPIAILWPGLAISLTVASFVLLANAIRDRLQQGDRVKSAPFVPERPDTPETAHVGKELPAEMLLEVRDLVVGYPSRSGWSRVVRGVSLSLKRGEVLGLVGESGSGKTQTAFAILGLLSEGGRILSGSIWFDGQDLTRLTEKQMRPLRGKRIAYVPQEPMSNLDPAFRIGYQLVEPMVTVLGISKAEARARALDLLARVGLPDPQRTFNSYPHQISGGMAQRVLIAGAISCKPDLLIADEPTTALDVTVQAEVLDLLRDLQAEFGMSLILVTHNFGVVADTCEKVSVMKNGEVVETQGVTELFAAPHHDYTRMLLDSVLDDSSTRTYVAPVSVEVKA from the coding sequence ATGACCGATCAACTCAACGACATGGCAACGCCCGACACCGGTCAGATGCGGCAAGGATTCGTCCGCTCCGTACTTGCCAACCCGCTCGGCCTGGTCGCAAGCATTATGCTCGCAATCGTGTTCGCGGTCGTCATTTTTGCGCCGCTCATAGCGCCTTACGGGCCCGACCATATCGAAATCTTCAAGATGAATGCCAAGCCGGGCAACGGCTACCTGCTGGGCGGTGACGGTGCCGGGCGCGACGTGCTGAGCCGGTTGATCTATGGCAGCCGCAATACGCTGGCCGGCGCTGCCATCGCCGTAGGCGTGGCTGGTCTCCTCGGCGTCTGCACAGGACTGATTGCAGGGTATTACGGTGGAAAGCGCGATGTGGTGCTTAGCTGGATAGCTGACGGGCTTATGGCGCTTCCAGCGCTGATTGTGCTGCTGGCCTTCTATCAGGCATTGGGCACCTCGATCTACCTTTCGATGGTTGTCTTTGGCATCATGCTCTCACCAGGGTTCTTCCGGTTGACGCGCAATCTCGTCAACGGCGTAAAGCACGAACTCTATATCGATGCCGCCCGTGTTTCCGGGCTCTCCGATCTGCGTATCATCGTGCGGCACGTGCTGCGGGTTATCCGGGCGCCGCTGGTCATCCAGACCTCGATTGTGGCCGGTATCGCCATTGTCATCCAGGCCGGGCTCGAGTTTCTCGGCCTTGGAAATCCGGGCACGCCGACCTGGGGTGGGATGCTTCAGAACGCTTTTGCCAACATGTACACGGTACCGATCGCCATTCTATGGCCCGGACTTGCCATCTCGCTCACCGTCGCATCCTTCGTCCTGCTGGCCAACGCCATCCGTGACAGGCTGCAGCAGGGAGACCGGGTAAAATCCGCCCCGTTCGTCCCCGAACGGCCCGATACGCCGGAAACCGCACACGTCGGGAAAGAACTGCCTGCCGAAATGTTGCTCGAGGTACGCGACCTCGTTGTTGGCTATCCTTCGAGATCGGGCTGGAGCAGGGTGGTGCGCGGCGTCTCCCTGTCGCTCAAGCGCGGCGAAGTGCTCGGGCTGGTGGGAGAGAGTGGTTCTGGAAAAACCCAGACGGCCTTTGCGATCCTTGGCCTTCTTTCTGAGGGCGGACGCATACTTTCCGGTTCCATCTGGTTCGACGGGCAGGACCTGACCAGGTTGACCGAAAAACAGATGCGGCCGCTGCGGGGCAAACGCATTGCCTATGTGCCCCAGGAGCCGATGTCCAATCTCGATCCTGCGTTCCGCATCGGCTATCAGTTGGTCGAACCCATGGTCACTGTCCTGGGTATCTCCAAGGCCGAAGCCAGGGCGCGGGCGCTGGACCTGTTGGCCCGGGTCGGGCTGCCCGATCCGCAGCGCACCTTCAATTCCTATCCCCATCAGATTTCGGGCGGCATGGCACAGCGCGTTCTGATTGCCGGAGCCATCTCCTGCAAACCCGATCTTTTGATCGCCGATGAGCCGACCACGGCATTGGACGTGACGGTCCAGGCCGAGGTCCTCGACCTCTTGCGCGACCTCCAGGCCGAATTCGGCATGTCGCTGATCCTGGTGACGCACAATTTCGGGGTGGTCGCCGATACCTGCGAAAAAGTCTCGGTGATGAAGAATGGCGAAGTCGTGGAAACCCAGGGCGTCACCGAACTCTTTGCGGCCCCGCACCATGATTATACGCGCATGCTGCTGGACTCCGTCCTCGATGACTCCTCGACCCGCACCTACGTGGCTCCCGTTAGCGTAGAGGTAAAGGCATGA
- a CDS encoding ATP-binding cassette domain-containing protein codes for MSVPFLVECKNVNTFFGLHHVLKDVSLTIRPGETVGLVGESGSGKTTIGRAILGIGPVNSGQILFEGKDIAGRAPRERKGSAASIQAVFQDPYSSLNPSMTIEDILIEPVVARGLATRADAIAKVRKLLDQVALPADAAQRYPREFSGGQRQRVAIARALALSPRLIVCDEPVSALDLSTQSRVLDLFIDIQERTGVAYLFVSHDLSVVRHISHRVAVMRSGEIVEFGECDKVTSDPSHDYTRRLLLAAPVADPIRQAERRVAFQALGKET; via the coding sequence ATGAGCGTTCCATTTCTCGTTGAATGCAAGAACGTAAACACCTTTTTCGGACTCCATCACGTTCTCAAGGACGTATCTCTGACGATCCGTCCCGGCGAAACCGTCGGCCTCGTCGGCGAGAGCGGTTCGGGCAAGACCACCATCGGTCGGGCCATTCTGGGCATCGGGCCGGTCAACTCCGGTCAGATCCTGTTTGAAGGAAAAGACATTGCCGGGCGGGCCCCGCGTGAGCGGAAGGGCAGCGCAGCATCCATTCAGGCTGTATTCCAGGATCCCTACAGCTCGCTCAATCCCTCGATGACCATCGAGGATATCCTGATCGAGCCGGTGGTGGCGCGGGGCCTTGCCACAAGGGCCGATGCGATCGCTAAGGTGCGCAAACTGCTCGATCAGGTGGCATTGCCCGCCGATGCGGCGCAGCGCTATCCCCGGGAATTTTCCGGTGGCCAGCGCCAGCGCGTGGCCATTGCCCGCGCATTGGCGCTTTCGCCGCGTCTGATCGTTTGCGATGAGCCGGTCTCGGCGCTTGATCTTTCCACGCAATCGCGTGTGCTCGACCTGTTCATCGATATTCAGGAACGCACGGGCGTAGCTTATCTTTTCGTTTCCCACGATCTGTCCGTGGTCCGCCACATTTCACACAGGGTCGCGGTTATGCGCAGTGGCGAGATCGTCGAGTTCGGCGAATGCGATAAGGTCACGTCCGATCCTTCACATGATTACACCCGCCGGCTGTTGCTTGCTGCTCCGGTCGCCGACCCTATCAGGCAGGCCGAACGCCGCGTTGCGTTCCAGGCCCTTGGCAAGGAAACCTGA
- a CDS encoding sulfatase, whose amino-acid sequence MRAIIVMFDSLNRRMLPPYGSEGVHAPNFARLAERTATFENCYAGSMPCMPARRELHTGRYNFLHRSWGPIEPFDDSMPEILKRNGVYTHIVTDHQHYWEDGGATYHNRYSSYEFFRGQEGDLWKGDLSNLDRDRLGDIFYRMVTQDQVNRKAMAEEPDHCQTHTFDAGLEFMRTNAGQDDWMLQIETFDPHEPFFSYEQYQELYPDTGEDFDWPPYGRVTEAEDRVLQGRNRYLALLAMCDRNLGRVLDEMDARNMWDDTMLIVCTDHGYMLGERGWWGKSVMPWLDETIHTPFFVWDPRSKIAGERRKSLVQTIDIAPTLLDFFGLEPTVDMEGRPLAKTVADDTPIREAGLFGNFGGHVSVTDGRYVYMRSCVDLKNAPLLEHTLMPTHMRSRFEPGEFSGVELVEGFKFTKGVPLMRMQGWTIRGPWEFGTLLYDLQTDPGQTNPLDNPELETRMANLLVDLMRANDAPDSQFRRLGLPLEGPILPEHLLVRSQWDLVEAGQRQALRVTDFAPGALIGTMTLEDLMQRPETRSAIIAVLPRLEKANLPRLLRERSLIELASIWPDLPRERLERIEVALQELVPA is encoded by the coding sequence ATGCGCGCCATCATCGTAATGTTCGACAGTCTCAACCGGCGCATGCTACCTCCTTATGGCAGCGAGGGTGTCCATGCGCCCAATTTCGCCCGGTTGGCCGAACGCACGGCGACGTTCGAAAACTGCTACGCCGGCTCCATGCCCTGCATGCCGGCCCGGCGCGAACTGCACACCGGCCGCTACAATTTCCTGCATCGTTCCTGGGGGCCGATCGAACCGTTCGATGACTCCATGCCCGAGATTTTGAAGCGAAACGGCGTCTATACCCACATCGTCACCGACCATCAGCACTATTGGGAAGATGGCGGTGCGACTTATCACAACCGCTACTCGAGCTATGAATTCTTCCGCGGCCAGGAAGGCGATTTGTGGAAGGGCGACCTCAGTAACCTCGATCGCGATCGGCTGGGCGACATCTTCTATCGCATGGTCACCCAGGATCAGGTCAACCGCAAGGCGATGGCTGAGGAGCCCGATCATTGCCAGACCCATACTTTTGATGCCGGGCTCGAGTTCATGCGCACTAACGCCGGGCAGGACGATTGGATGCTGCAGATCGAAACCTTCGATCCGCACGAACCCTTTTTCAGCTACGAGCAGTATCAGGAGCTTTACCCCGATACGGGGGAGGATTTCGACTGGCCGCCCTATGGACGGGTGACGGAAGCCGAAGACAGAGTCCTGCAGGGGCGCAATCGGTATCTGGCGCTTCTGGCAATGTGCGACCGCAATCTGGGTCGTGTGCTCGATGAAATGGACGCCCGCAATATGTGGGACGATACGATGCTCATCGTGTGCACCGATCACGGCTATATGCTCGGAGAGCGCGGCTGGTGGGGAAAGTCGGTCATGCCATGGCTCGATGAAACCATCCACACCCCGTTTTTTGTCTGGGATCCGCGCAGCAAGATAGCCGGCGAGCGCCGCAAATCGCTTGTACAGACGATCGATATTGCGCCGACGCTGCTCGATTTCTTCGGGCTTGAGCCGACCGTTGATATGGAGGGGCGCCCCCTTGCCAAAACGGTCGCTGACGATACCCCGATACGCGAGGCGGGACTGTTTGGAAATTTTGGCGGCCACGTGAGCGTTACCGATGGGCGCTATGTCTATATGCGCTCCTGCGTGGACCTGAAAAACGCCCCCTTGCTCGAGCATACCCTTATGCCCACCCATATGCGCTCGCGTTTCGAACCGGGCGAGTTTTCCGGTGTGGAACTGGTCGAGGGATTCAAATTCACAAAGGGCGTGCCGCTGATGCGCATGCAGGGATGGACCATTCGTGGCCCATGGGAATTCGGGACATTGCTCTATGATCTTCAGACCGATCCCGGGCAGACCAACCCTCTGGACAATCCCGAACTCGAAACGAGAATGGCAAACCTGCTCGTTGATTTGATGCGCGCCAACGATGCGCCGGACAGCCAGTTCAGGCGGCTCGGACTGCCCCTGGAGGGGCCGATCCTGCCCGAGCATCTATTGGTCAGGTCTCAGTGGGACCTTGTGGAAGCCGGGCAGCGTCAGGCGCTTCGTGTCACCGATTTCGCGCCCGGCGCATTGATTGGCACGATGACGCTCGAGGACCTTATGCAGCGTCCCGAGACGCGCTCTGCAATCATTGCCGTTCTGCCTCGCCTCGAAAAGGCGAACCTGCCGCGTCTGCTGCGTGAGCGGTCGCTGATCGAACTCGCCAGCATCTGGCCGGATCTGCCGCGCGAGCGGCTCGAGCGCATAGAAGTCGCCTTGCAGGAACTGGTGCCGGCCTGA
- a CDS encoding sulfatase family protein: protein MEKTSRPNIIFIMSDDHAARAISAYGGGLNSTPNLDRLANEGMRHDRTYVTNSICTPSRAAILTGTYNHVNCVTTLATGINNNLPNVAKHLRFGGYRTGMFGKWHLGEGKAHEPTGFDEWCVLPGQGDYFDPAMIGPEGRKRHPGYATDIITDMSIDFIERAGDKPFFLMCHHKAPHRNFQPHPKDRHLWEDEDIPLPETFNDDYSNRAAAAAAAKMRIRSDMVYGDLGLVQPEGGAETAGELMWDAFNIPDRKVPELQPGEEITVVCADTGKNHTFTDPQAFAEFKYQRYMKRYLRTVQSIDDNVGRMLDYLDERGLSENTIVIYTSDQGFFLGEHGWFDKRFMYEESLQMPFLVRYPAAIAAGSTSETIACNVDFAPTFLDYAGLPIPTYMQGRSMRPVLEGSTPEDWDNLAYHRYWMHNDGIHEAWAHYGVRNERYKLIYWYNKDLGQLGARPNNAPPEWELFDCEDDPFELVNQAANPQYREIFKTMLARLDAKMQEIGDIPEHDSARLLATLAA, encoded by the coding sequence ATGGAAAAGACCTCCCGCCCCAACATCATCTTCATCATGAGCGACGATCACGCCGCGCGCGCGATTTCCGCCTATGGCGGAGGGCTCAACTCCACGCCAAACCTCGATCGGCTGGCCAATGAAGGCATGCGGCACGACAGGACCTATGTCACCAATTCGATCTGCACCCCCAGCCGGGCAGCGATCCTGACCGGGACGTATAATCATGTGAATTGCGTCACGACCCTGGCCACCGGGATAAACAACAACCTGCCCAACGTGGCCAAGCATTTGCGGTTCGGTGGATATCGCACCGGCATGTTCGGCAAATGGCATCTGGGTGAGGGCAAGGCGCACGAGCCCACGGGATTTGACGAATGGTGCGTGCTTCCGGGGCAGGGCGATTATTTCGATCCCGCGATGATCGGCCCCGAAGGACGCAAGCGCCACCCGGGTTATGCCACCGACATCATTACCGACATGAGCATCGATTTCATCGAGCGGGCAGGCGATAAGCCGTTTTTCCTGATGTGCCACCACAAGGCGCCCCATCGCAATTTCCAACCCCATCCCAAGGACAGGCATCTCTGGGAGGACGAGGATATTCCGCTGCCCGAGACCTTCAACGACGATTATTCAAACCGTGCGGCGGCCGCTGCTGCCGCAAAAATGCGCATTCGTTCCGACATGGTTTATGGCGATCTCGGCCTGGTCCAGCCCGAAGGCGGCGCGGAAACGGCCGGTGAATTGATGTGGGATGCATTCAATATTCCCGACCGAAAGGTGCCCGAATTGCAGCCGGGCGAGGAAATCACCGTCGTCTGCGCCGATACCGGCAAGAACCACACGTTCACAGATCCCCAGGCATTCGCCGAATTCAAATACCAGCGCTACATGAAGCGCTATCTGCGCACCGTGCAGTCGATCGACGACAATGTGGGACGCATGCTCGACTACCTCGACGAGAGGGGCCTGAGCGAGAACACCATCGTTATCTATACCTCCGACCAGGGTTTCTTCCTGGGGGAACACGGCTGGTTCGACAAGCGCTTCATGTATGAAGAATCGCTGCAGATGCCGTTCCTTGTCCGTTACCCGGCAGCCATCGCGGCTGGATCCACCAGCGAAACGATCGCCTGTAATGTCGATTTCGCGCCGACATTTCTGGACTATGCAGGTCTCCCCATCCCCACCTACATGCAGGGGCGCTCGATGCGTCCGGTGCTTGAGGGCAGCACGCCGGAGGACTGGGACAATCTGGCCTACCATCGCTATTGGATGCACAATGACGGGATCCACGAGGCCTGGGCGCATTACGGCGTGCGCAACGAGCGCTACAAGCTGATATACTGGTACAACAAGGACTTGGGGCAACTCGGTGCCCGTCCCAATAACGCACCGCCTGAATGGGAACTGTTTGATTGCGAGGACGATCCGTTCGAACTGGTCAACCAGGCCGCCAATCCGCAATATCGGGAGATTTTCAAGACAATGCTCGCGCGGCTTGATGCAAAGATGCAGGAAATCGGCGATATCCCCGAGCACGACAGCGCCCGATTGCTAGCCACGCTTGCCGCCTAG